Below is a genomic region from candidate division WOR-3 bacterium.
TTTGGTTTATTAATATTAAATAATGCCAAAGAAAAAGATAATTTCTGCCAATTATAGAGAAAACCTAAATGATAAGTAAAAAAGAAATCACCATTATTGGCAATCTTGAAGTAATAGAAATTGGGGGAGAAACCATAAAAGAAATTCTGGATTTTATTAGCATAAATAAAAGAAAAACGGTTTTCATTATAATTGGGATAATAAAGATTCTGAAGTAATAGTCCCAAATTCTTAAATTTTGCCTGTGAATTAAAATAGTTCAAAGAAGTTAACTTATAAAGATTAGTATAAGATAGAAATAAAAGATTTTTCTTCTCTTCAATGAGATAACTGGGGTTAAGATAAAAAGATTTGTTTAGGGGTTTATTAATTACCGAGAGATTTATTTCTTCAATCTCAAAGAGAAGAAAATTAAGTAAGGTAATAAAGAAAACGACCACAATTGGGGCAGGTTTTCACTTCGGTTTTGCAACGGGCAATCACTTCGGAAGGAAGTTTTACATAACAACCGCTGCAATAACCTTTAATCACTTGAACTACTGCTTTTGCGCCGTAATGTTTTTTTATTCGGTCATATTCTTTTAAAAGATTTTCATCAATTTTCTTACGCAGTTTTGCCCTTTCCTTTTCAATTATTTTTATAAAATCAATATTTATCGGTTCAATAACAAATCCCAGTTTCTGATATTCCTTCTGTTCAAAATCTTTAAGAATAGAATCAAACTCCTCTAATTCTCTTAAAAGTTCAATCTGCTTATTCATTTTATCTTCTCTTCAATCTCTTTAATCATTTTTATAAACTCTTGGGGCGTATTCGGGATAACCAATTTTCGTCTTTTAGTCAATTGCTGACAGATAGCCGCAACCCTTCCTAAGGTCAAAAGATATTGATTACCAACATCATGGGGTGGTGCAACGATTAAAAAGAAAAGATGAACCGGTTTCTTATCAATCGCATCAAAATCCACACCTTCTTTTGAATAACCAATCGCAATCTCCAATTTATCAACCACTAAGGAACGACAATGGGGAATGGCAATTCCCTTACCAATACCGGTAGAACCAAGTTC
It encodes:
- a CDS encoding C4-type zinc ribbon domain-containing protein, giving the protein MNKQIELLRELEEFDSILKDFEQKEYQKLGFVIEPINIDFIKIIEKERAKLRKKIDENLLKEYDRIKKHYGAKAVVQVIKGYCSGCYVKLPSEVIARCKTEVKTCPNCGRFLYYLT
- a CDS encoding PTS sugar transporter subunit IIA, which produces MLFYPLLRPDRINLDLKNKKKVGVLKELVKMIKGEEDDKLVETLLKREELGSTGIGKGIAIPHCRSLVVDKLEIAIGYSKEGVDFDAIDKKPVHLFFLIVAPPHDVGNQYLLTLGRVAAICQQLTKRRKLVIPNTPQEFIKMIKEIEEKIK